One Anaeromyxobacter diazotrophicus genomic window, GCGAGCACGTGAGCGAGCTCTTCTTCACCGGCGCCAAGCTCCGCACCTTCGCCTTCCGGGTGACGCGCAACTGGGACCTCGAGTTCGACGAGGAGGAGGGCGGGGAGCTGCTCGCGCTCGTCTCGGACCGGGTGCGCCGGCGCGACCGCGGCGCGGCGGTGCGGCTCGAGGTGGAGGCGGACACGCCGCGCGAGCTGGTGGCGGAGCTCGCGGGCGAGCTGCGCCTCGACGCGCCCGACATCTACCAGGTGGAGGGGCCGCTCCAGCTCCAGGACATGCCGCAGCTGCCCGTGCCGGAGCCGGAGCGGCGCCGCCCGCGGTCGCAGGGCGGGTACGTCCCGCCCGAGCTGGCGGAGGGCTCGATCTTCGAGGCCATCGCGCGGCGCGACTGGCTCCTCCACCACCCGTACGACGCGTTCGACCCGGTGGTCCGCTTCATCGAGAGCGCGGCCGAGGACCCGCAGGTCCAGGTCATCAAGCAGGTGCTCTACCGCACCGGCAAGGAGAGCGCGTTCGTGCGCGCGCTGCAGCGCGCCGCCGAGCGGGGCAAGGAGGTCGAGGCGGCCGTCTTCCTCGAGATCCAGGCCCGGCTCGACGAGACGGTCAACATCGACGCGGTGAACGCGCTCAAGGACGCCGGCGCGAGCGTCGTCTACGGCTACGACGCGAAGAAGACGCACTGCAAGATCTCGCTGGTGGTGCGGCTCGAGAACGGCGTGCCGCGGCGCTACGTGCACGTCGGCACCGGGAACTACAACACCACCACCGCCCGCCTCTACACCGACGTGTCCCTGCTCACCGCCCGCCCGGAGCTGGCGGAGGAGGTGGCGCAGGTCTTCAACATGCTGACCGCCAACACCACCGGCGAGCTGGCGGCGCGCGGGATCACGCCGCAGTGGCCGTGGAAGCGGCTGGCGGTGGCGCCGCACGGCCTCAAGGAGCGCGTGCTCCGGCGCATCGAGGAGGAGGTGGCGGAGGCGGCGGCCGGCCGGCCGGCGCGCGTGCTCGCCAAGATGAACTCGCTCGTGGACCGCGAGGTCATCGAGGCGCTGTACCGCGCGAGCCAGGCCGGGGTCACGGTGGAGCTGCTCGTGCGCGGCATCTGCTGCCTGCGGCCGGGCGTGCCCGGGATCTCCGAGCGGATCCGGGTGCACCAGGTGGTGGACGGGTACCTGGAGCACAGCCGGATCTTCATCTTCGGCGAGGGGAAGCGGGCCCGGTACTACATCTCCTCCGCCGACTGGATGCCGCGCAACTTCCACACGCGCGTCGAGGTCATGGCGCCGGTGGACGACCCCGAGGCGCGGCAGCGGCTCTTGCAGATCGTCGAGGCGGGCCTGGCGGACACGGTGAAGGGGCGGGTGCTGCGCGCGGAGATGCGCGACCGCTCGCCGGTGTACGAGCGCCCGGCGGCCGGCGCCCCGTTCCGGAGCCAGGAGCTCCTGGAGCGCTCGCCGGCGCGCGACCCGGCGCCTCCGCCGGCGGAGCTGCGCCCCTTGCCTGGTGGTGCAGGGTAGGGGGAGGAAGGCGCATGCCGGGTTGACGCCCCCCCGCCGAGGGTCTAAAGGGGGGCGGGTAACTCGTCCCCCAGGCGGCGCCTCCCGCGCCTCCCGCGCCACTCCCATCCGAGGAACTCGAAATGTCGAAGCTCAGCATCCGTCCCCAGCGCCCTGGGGATCGCCTGGCCGTGCTCATGCCGGGGCTCGGCGCGGTGGCCACCACCGCCATCGCCGGCGTCGAGGCGGTCAAGC contains:
- the ppk1 gene encoding polyphosphate kinase 1, translated to MATPQPTPSGSDAPIPPAAEAAAPRQAPAGDLYINRELSWLEFNQRVLDEAADASLPLADQLKFLGIVASNLDEFFMVRVAGLKTQLRSEQEEDEAPRRSWDGLDAAEQLRYVSARAHRMVDDQYRLWREVLRPQLERAKVRIVRPADLNAEQAAGAGRWFQERVLPLLTPLAKDRSHPFPRLRNKAIALAVQLPRAAGRRRRGGASTLAVVGIHGALQRLVPTGDGRTFVLVEDLVREHVSELFFTGAKLRTFAFRVTRNWDLEFDEEEGGELLALVSDRVRRRDRGAAVRLEVEADTPRELVAELAGELRLDAPDIYQVEGPLQLQDMPQLPVPEPERRRPRSQGGYVPPELAEGSIFEAIARRDWLLHHPYDAFDPVVRFIESAAEDPQVQVIKQVLYRTGKESAFVRALQRAAERGKEVEAAVFLEIQARLDETVNIDAVNALKDAGASVVYGYDAKKTHCKISLVVRLENGVPRRYVHVGTGNYNTTTARLYTDVSLLTARPELAEEVAQVFNMLTANTTGELAARGITPQWPWKRLAVAPHGLKERVLRRIEEEVAEAAAGRPARVLAKMNSLVDREVIEALYRASQAGVTVELLVRGICCLRPGVPGISERIRVHQVVDGYLEHSRIFIFGEGKRARYYISSADWMPRNFHTRVEVMAPVDDPEARQRLLQIVEAGLADTVKGRVLRAEMRDRSPVYERPAAGAPFRSQELLERSPARDPAPPPAELRPLPGGAG